A segment of the Pseudomonas versuta genome:
CTCCAGCCTACCCCTGAAGCGCTGCTGCTGGAGCGCGAAGTGGAGAAGGTCAGTGAGAGCCTGCAAGGCGTACAGCGATTGGCCGAGAGCCTGCGCCGTTCGCCCGGGCACCGGTTGCGGATCGGCAGTACGCCGGCGTTGGCCCTGTCGTTATTGCCGCCGGTGATCAGTGAATGGACCCGGCGTTACCCGGACATCAGCTGTGAACTGGCCAGTGCCCATAGCCGGGAATTGGTGCAGAACCTGTTGATGCGCGAGCTGGACGTGGCCCTGACATTCAAGCTGCCTGACCATCCAGGGCTCCAGGCCCGGGCGTTGGCCCACGGCGTATTGGTCGCGTTGGCGCCGCGGGGCTACTGGCCGGATGAGAGTGAGGGGGTTGCGCTGGCGCTGCATGAACTGGCAGATGCGCCGTTGATCGGCCTGAGCAATGCCGACCCGTTGTTCGCGCGTCTGGACAGTTATCTGAAAACCATTGAGCCGCCGCCGCGTATCAGCATTGCGGTGCAAACGTATTCGCTGGCGCGAGCGATGGTGGAGTCGGGAGCGGGGTTGGCGGTGATTGATCCGTTCACGGCGCTGGGTGCATCACCGGCGAGTACCCTGATTCGTCCGTTGAGTCCTGCGTTGCCGATTACGCTGTATGCAGTGACCCGTGCCGATGAAGCACCGGCGCATACGCTGGAGGGGTTGCTGGAGCTGTTCGCCGAACGGGCCGGCGAACAGTTGCAGCGGTTGCAGGGGGGAAATTCATAACCTGTGGGAGCCGGCTTGGCGGCGATAGCATCACCGCGATCAATCCCGCCGACCCGGTTGCTGGCATCGTTGGCAAGCCAGCTCCCACAAGGTCTGTCAGACCCTGTGGGAGTCCCGCATCATTTGGGCAGTGCGTACACCACCACTTGATCGCCCACCTGGTCTTTCATGATGGAGTTGCCGCCCGCGACAAACGCCACATATTGCCGGCCTTTGTACTCATACACCGCGGGGTTGGCGACTGCAGGGGCCATGACGTTGTCCGACCACAGTTCCTTGCCGTCATCCAGGGAGTAGGCACGGACCTTGGCATC
Coding sequences within it:
- a CDS encoding LysR family transcriptional regulator, coding for MRLRHIEIFQAIRQTGSISAAAQLLHVSQPAVSKVLQHAELQLGFPLFLRVRGKLQPTPEALLLEREVEKVSESLQGVQRLAESLRRSPGHRLRIGSTPALALSLLPPVISEWTRRYPDISCELASAHSRELVQNLLMRELDVALTFKLPDHPGLQARALAHGVLVALAPRGYWPDESEGVALALHELADAPLIGLSNADPLFARLDSYLKTIEPPPRISIAVQTYSLARAMVESGAGLAVIDPFTALGASPASTLIRPLSPALPITLYAVTRADEAPAHTLEGLLELFAERAGEQLQRLQGGNS